ATCAAATGAGCCTAGAAATCGAATAAACTGATTAATAAAACTACGTACTGCGAATCAAAACcttgtcattttcttaatgTAACCATTTGAAGGATTGAGCCAATTAGAACTACAGAATCTAAATAGGGGGATTTTTATATTGCAGAGAAAATCATAGCTGATGGATATATGGTTAACATTACACAGAATTTACTATCAAAAGTAGAGTAATCAGTatgattcatttatttaaatgcTATTTCCAGGATTTGGTTTGAGCTTCGGCCTATTCTTGtggttataagaaaaaaataaaattcaaaatatttgatcaTATGACATGCATacaatataaatcattttaacaCTTAAATCTGGTAATATCGAAACAACATGACATATTTTATCTGATTGTGTATATTAATATTGCGGATCGGTTGGATGCCAAGACTACGTTTATGAACTTATATAGTGTATTTTATGTCGATGTGCTTTGAAACACCCAAAAGTAATATAGGACGAATATCATCATATTTATGTGTATTTCTTAAACTTGGTAGTCTATAGGTTATAATTATGTATGGGTCTTATAGTCGGcgaatatcatatatatatatatatatatatatatttgttcgaTAGTCTCTGTACGTATATGGTTATTATAGATAGATAacttggatgatgatgatcgcAGCTTTTTTCATAAACTTGTTTTGGCATTAATCATATGGTTAGGTGTGgtcactcttttcttttcatcatttcGTCTcgtatatatgtacatatttAATACATTGCAGCGTGTTTGGTAGAAccaatttggttttatttgtTGACTTTCATTTTCcaaccaaataaaatcaaagtttaACGCAAATTGCACATAAGTCCAACATAGGCGGtaatatatatcacatttttattcataacCGAAGATTAAGACTCATGATCTATAGTACTTTTAAAACCCTGTGAAATGATTTCTTACTTTGATTATTGATATGCATCTGAAGTATTTCCTTACAAcgttttttacatgtttttgtacTGTCTAGTGTCTGTGTCTACACCTGATATTATTctaatatgtatgaaatttaCTTAATCCATTGGATTTCAGTTTATCATTCgataataatatgttttttcctTGGATCCCATTCTtgaccaaattttgtttaaaatttccCCACATTATACGTAGCTGCTAGCTAGGGTTTATGTGGAGTTACCAGGAGTCAGTGCATTGCTACTTTTGGTGTTGCCTTTAGCAAATGACGTGCTCCATCatgatttttattactttatgCACCGACCATATCTAAATCCACGTACAtcaccttttcttcttctttaaagaATGCACATATAACATTTTGTATACTTTTGTCTTTAGAACTGCTTTTTATGATCCTTGGCTTGCTTCCATATTAAGAAATTGTAGCAATTTAATTATAACTTATAACAAATCGATTATCGaactttaaacattttttcacTATAAATAATACTACGCAAGTAGGTACATGAATCATATGATACATCTAACTAgcattttctttataactttttctttatgaatctcatatatatcataGAATCTAATTGTTGGTCGAGACTACTACAATCAGGTACCAAAATAGCAGTTTTTGTGATATCCAGATGGATAGAGTGTATTGGGAAGGCCTCCACATCAATGGGCTGTTTACTTCGGGGCATATATCTTAAGGCTTACACATTCATCCAAGAATTTATTTTCCTCGGCCTTTctcattttaatttagttaagtTACATTTTACcctttaattaatttgtcgggaaaaaattaaaatgagaaTGTTTATCATAGTGGAATAATTCTTCTGCTGTTGGCAAGAAAAGTCAAGACTTATTGGGCAGTCACCTGTGGAACAACATAAACTTattggattttaaaatttatatgcaCTATACACTGTAGACTTGTAATAGAGGTATATACCTAAATGGGCCTAAGAAATTGTTACATAACTTACATTATAAACATCAAAGAGAAGATTAATGAGTAAGCAATGTAGAAGTTGAAGCAAAGGTTTTTATTGAAATAGACAATCACTGATCCCTTGCAATAAAGTCCTTATTTGTCGATACTATTGAAACTACAAAATCTCAACCAAACAAATGGACGTTTCATAGTGAGTCCGTACATAACGCTCTTGAAATTTTCCTATTCGAAACCGTTTTTTGATCAAGTGAAGGAAAATAGTAATGAGACTATGACGATGATGCTGGGTATTCCTCTTTCTCTAACGTAAATCCCTTGGGATATCAAAACATTAACTGATATTTAATCCCTTCTAAGTAAATGCAATTTCTCTTTTGAGattaaaggttttgttttcgtaGTTGAAAGAATCCGAAGAGTGTCTTGTCAGAAGATTTGAGTTGATGAGACATGGGAATAATCAGCACAATATTGGGTGTgattggttttggatttggaacAACGATCGGAATCGTCATTGGTTACTACTTGTTCATCTATTTCCAGTCTACTGATGTTGAggcatgttttttttatttatttatcatttttgttgtgaatTGATCGATTGGATTCTTAAAACATGTATACGAAAAGATTGAtttctcaatttgtttttaaatgaaGCTAAGGTTTTCTATACTTCTAATGTTCTTCTTTGGTTAGCCAATGTTTATTGCTTTATTTGTTGACATTATTTGTTCTTAGGATCCTGAGATCAAGCCATTGGTGGAGTTAGATTCAGAGACTATAGCAACAATGTTCCCTGAAATACCTATGTGGGTGAAAAATCCTGATTTTGATCGTGTATGTTTCTTCACATTCTCTAAATCTTCTTAGTTAATACATATTATGGTCTAATTTGTAACAAAgtctctttttctatttgaaGATTGACTGGCTTAACAAGCTTATTGGCCATATGTGGCCTTATATGGACAAAGTAAGTCTTCTTCTTAGctttcatgtttgttttattgttgtcttttatcttcttcaatacTGTAACTTGTTAAACAATGTTccttgtaatgtttttttcaggCTATCTGTAAGATGGCCAAGTCAATAGCCAAACCCATTATCGCTGAGCAAATTCCAAACTACAAAATCGATTCAGTTGAATTTGAAATGCTCACTTTGGGTTCATTACCACCAAGTTTCCAAGGTTTCTACTTGTGTTTAATACTCATAGATACACATTTTAGTTCCTTAATTAGTTCatgaatgtttgttttgatattatcACTATCATTCGCAGGAATGAAAGTATATGCAACTGATGACAAAGAAATTATCATGGAGTTGTCAGTGAAATGGGCAGGGAACCCTAATATCATTGTTGTAGCCAAAGCATTTGGGTTAAAAGCTACTGTTCAGGTAAGTTTTTGATCGCTGCATCGCaagaaaataagtaattttTGTCTGATTACTTGCAAGGTGGTATCATCAGGTGATTGATTTGCAAGTTTACGCTACTCCAAGGATTACTCTGAAGCCTTTGGTTCCATCATTCCCCTGTTTTGCCAACATATTTGTCTCTCTTATGGATAAGGTATAATTCAAACCGGAGCAACCTTATTTTGTATAATACCTTAAAACTCAAGAGAGTCTACAATGTGATATCTTCTGCAGCCACAAGTCGATTTTGGACTGAAGTTACTAGGTGCAGATGTAATGGCGATTCCTGGCTTATACCGATTTGTCCAGGTAAAGACGTTTTGGAAGTTGTTCCTTTAACTTCCCATGTAAGGAAACATTCTTGTTCGGACctgaaactctgtttcttgtgttATTGTTTATTACTATTGTAGGAAATCATTAAAGATCAGGTTGCAAACATGTACCTATGGCCAAAGACTTTGAATGTTCAAATAATGGATCCTTCTAagtaagttctttttttttcttgtcaaatgTCACACTTGTGTTactatttgaaatttttgttataattcaATTTTGCGCAATCTGCAGAGCTATGAAGAAACCTGTTGGATTGCTTAGTGTGAAGGTCATAAAGGCAATAAAGCTTAAGAAGAAGGATCTTCTGGGTGGATCAGATCCTTATGTGAAATTAACACTCTCTGGAGACAAGGTTCCTGGTAAGAAGACAGTTGTTAAACACAGTAATCTGAATCCTGAATGGAACGAAGAATTCGATTTGGTTGTTAAAGAACCAGAGAGCCAAGAGCTACAGCTCATTGTTTATGACTGGGAACAGGTAAAACCAGTTTGTGAATTGGCTTGTTTCAATAATTGCTGGAGATAATTTGCCTTATGTACACTTGATATATTTCAGGTTGGTAAACATGATAAGATAGGAATGAATGTGATTCAACTCAAAGACCTTACACCAGAGGAGCCAAAACTCATGACACTCGAGCTCTTAAAATCCATGGAACCAAAAGAGCCAGTTAGCGAGAAATCGCGTGGACAGCTCGTGGTTGAAGTCGAATATAAACCTTTTAAGGATGATGATATTCCAGAGAACATTGATGATCCAAATGCAGTAGAGAAAGCACCAGAAGGCACACCTTCTACTGGTGGCTTGCTTGTGGTGATAGTTCACGAAGCTGAAGATCTAGAAGGCAAATATCACACTAATCCTTCTGTTCGTTTGCTATTCAGAGGAGAAGAGCGTAAGACAAaggtatatataaaacttctcttaaaactcaaaatgGAAACATATGAGAGGACAtcaaattttacacattttggtttgattttgtagcgtgtgaagaaaaacagagaaccgAGATGGGATGAAGATTTTCAGTTCCCATTAGATGAGCCTCCCATAAACGATAAGCTACACGTTGAAGTCATAAGTTCTTCTTCAAGACTAATTCATCCCAAGgtagaaacaaaatcagatcTCTCTTTAAAGATTGCATCAAAATCGTATCTCTGAGAAAGCAAAAACTAACattttgatatatgatttGATCAGGAAACTCTTGGTTACGTGGTGATAAATCTTGGGGATGTTGTGAGTAATCGGAGAATCAACGATAAGTATCATCTGATTGATTCCAAGAATGGTCGTATTCAGATTGAGCTTCAGTGGAGAAATTCTTCT
This sequence is a window from Arabidopsis thaliana chromosome 1 sequence. Protein-coding genes within it:
- the SYTB gene encoding Calcium-dependent lipid-binding (CaLB domain) family protein — translated: MGIISTILGVIGFGFGTTIGIVIGYYLFIYFQSTDVEDPEIKPLVELDSETIATMFPEIPMWVKNPDFDRIDWLNKLIGHMWPYMDKAICKMAKSIAKPIIAEQIPNYKIDSVEFEMLTLGSLPPSFQGMKVYATDDKEIIMELSVKWAGNPNIIVVAKAFGLKATVQVIDLQVYATPRITLKPLVPSFPCFANIFVSLMDKPQVDFGLKLLGADVMAIPGLYRFVQEIIKDQVANMYLWPKTLNVQIMDPSKAMKKPVGLLSVKVIKAIKLKKKDLLGGSDPYVKLTLSGDKVPGKKTVVKHSNLNPEWNEEFDLVVKEPESQELQLIVYDWEQVGKHDKIGMNVIQLKDLTPEEPKLMTLELLKSMEPKEPVSEKSRGQLVVEVEYKPFKDDDIPENIDDPNAVEKAPEGTPSTGGLLVVIVHEAEDLEGKYHTNPSVRLLFRGEERKTKRVKKNREPRWDEDFQFPLDEPPINDKLHVEVISSSSRLIHPKETLGYVVINLGDVVSNRRINDKYHLIDSKNGRIQIELQWRNSS